The Oncorhynchus nerka isolate Pitt River linkage group LG15, Oner_Uvic_2.0, whole genome shotgun sequence genome contains the following window.
aacaacatataaacccatgtcacaccctggcctacccaaacatataacaaaaacacaaaataccatgaccaaggcgtgacagaacccccccccccctaaggtgcggactcccggacgcacctcgagcatagggagggtccgggtgggcgtctgtccatggtggcggttctggctcgggacgcggaccccactccattaatgtcctagtacctccccttcgcgtcctgggatcatccaccttctccgccgaccatggcctaatagtcctcacccagatccccacataactgaggagcagctcgtgacagaggggcatctcgggacagaggggcatctcgggacagaggggcatctcgggacagaggggcatctcgggacagaggggcatctcgggacagaggggcagcccgggacagaggctcagctcgggacagaggctcagctcgggacagaggctcagctcgggacagaggctcagctcgggacagaggctcagctcgggacagaggctcagctcgggacagaggctcagcactgagaggacgcccagcactgagaggacgcccagcactgagaggacgcccagcactgagaggacgcccagcactgagaggacgcccagcactgagaggacgcccagcactgagaggacgcccagcactgagaggacgcccagcactgagaggacgcccagcactgagaggacgcccagcactgagaggacgcccagtactgagatgaagctcagacaggtagtaggctccggtaactcctggctggctggcggatctagctgctctatgcagactgacagctctgactgctccatgcaggctgacagctctctgcagactggcagatcctggctgactggcacttctggcggatcctggcagactggcacttctggcggatcctggcagactggcacttctggcggatcctggcagactggcacttctggcggatcctggcagactggcacttctggcggatcctggcagactggcacttctggcggatcctggcagactggcacttctggcggatcctggcagactggcacttctggcggatcctggcagactggcacttctggcgacgctgggcagactgggagcactggcggcgctgggcagacggggagcactggcggcgctgggcagactggcgacgctgggcagactgggagcactggcggcactgggcagactggagactccggcagcgcaggagaggagaaaggctctggctgcgcaaaactggcgggagactccgacagcgcaggagggaaggaaggctctggctgtgttgaacaagcaggaggctccggcagcgcaggagaggagacaggctctggctgcgttgaacaggcgggagactccaacagcttagaagggaaggaaggctctggctgtgtagaacaggcgaggcgcactgaaggcgtggtgctggaactggtggtatttgatcgaggacacgcacaggaagcctggtgcgggtagctgctaccggaggactgttgtgtggaggtggctctggatagaccggaccgtgcaggcgcactggagctcttgagcaccgagcctgcccaagcttacctggctcgatgcccactctagcccggccaatatgaagggctggtatgtaccgcaccgggctatgctcccgcactggaaacaccatgcgctccatagcataacacggtgcctgcccggtctctctagcccaacggtgagcacagggagtatgcgcaggtttcctacctggcataactattctcccttctagcccccccccaataatttttttgggCTGCTTTACGGgtttccttgccaaccgtgttccctcgtatcgtcggctcctatctctggctgcctctgctctccttagtgcctccacctgttcccatgggaggcgatctcttccggccaatatctcctcccaagtgtaacaacctttaccatccaacacgtcttcccatgtccattgTCCGAATAGTTCATCCTCCTTTTGCTGCTCCAGCTGTCGCTGCCTGtttataccagcgcctctccgtttTTGCCGGCGTGTCTTCCTTTTCGACTCCATTCGTCTATAGCCCTCCTCGCATTGctgcagcgaatcccaggcgggctcctgcactctctctgggtcgtccgcccacctgtcgatttcttcccacgtcgtatactccatgccaTTGATATCCATAACGTCCTCTCTTCGCTTCTCCTGCTGCCTGTtaacacgctgctcggtccgtgagaggtgggtgattctgtaacggcgttcgtctgttgaaagaagagagtcggaccgaaatgcagcgtgtaggttactcatgtgctttaataaaggaaatagcgatacatgaaataactgtgagaaacaaaacaacaaacggaacgtgaaactaattacaacctatcttttttttaaaattttttataaaaataatttattatcttcaataccatttcattctttacaactcataatttacatacatacacaaataatggtattttaaataaactaattaaactaaaacataaaccacaaacaaaacctcaggggagcatcttccctccccgttaccctacaaaatacctctccctatctccccgtccctaatctatcctcttacaaatctaaatgacacccagccctaaaccccccttccacctctcccgagcagcatgctgcccccacttcctctcctccctcttcatcctccccctcaaatctccttccaccctcctcactatcccttccacccccaatctttccctgtcttcaccatgttctgccttgcttcccacagccccgtttaaagagactcatgagaagccagagcagaaacctgtccctatccgtccctctcgctctccctacacccctctctaacctggcccacgtcaatacaaaatcccctttaccaaacctaacaacacccgtgccctagcccatactactccggcaaaggcacagtcccaaaagacatggcgcacagtctcctccctgccacaagaggatcttagacaggtgggggattgcaccaaattataccggtacaagatggaacgtaccggcaaacacttatgaaggctcaaccaattcaggtccttgagcctgttatccagaccccgcgcctgcactccctcccagaccacttccgagatgcccactacaggcgccggactccctgcctttctgacctcctcgtacaggtgcctgtgatctaaacctactcgggcaacttcaacctcagggtgcgcacgcagccacttggccgcatgaccaaagtgccacggcagctgttccgcccgaggacccgtgttagaccacaccattatgcttctcgcctgatacgagaaaaacacccgcaggaggtaaccggacgggtgtatcactggctgagcaagctccgttaacaagaaggaaacaaaaattgagtccagcttgagggggaaatgtggtaccccctacctccctccccccgatgggacagatcatgcgtgccctggcgacccactcgcacctgccactccacataaactgaaacacaaacctcactagaggcctcctcagacaagccggcaatgggtagatgtatgccaaatacaaaagagacggcaacacatccacctttaggaccaggactttgcccataaaatacaaatacctagctttccacattgctagcttcctctgtaccactgcgatacgcatgttccagtttagcgtcgctgagccggaggtctcaaaatggaccccgagaatcctcagggccccctcacagagagataaccccccaggcacatccgttctaccgcgccatcttccgaaaaacttgactgaagactttgcatggttcagaactgctcccgacgctcgggtgaaatccccaaagatggcaagggaccttgtcaggcacgagtccttgcacaacagcaaggaagtgtcgtcggcgtactgcgtcatcttaacacgcagcccaccacttccagggatcagcaaaccttccacccctgtgtctgccctaatggcagcccccagaggctccatgtacagaacgaagaggagagccgagagtgggcaccctgcctgaccccagacgagaggtcaaaaacatcacccaagtgactatttacactaactcggcaccccgctccgacatataatgtacgaatccatcctataaacttctccccaaatcctaatcgacctaacactctgaataaaaaggatctattcacgcgatcgaaggctttcgcctgatctagcgctgctaccattaaaggcagacctctatcttcaacccaagcgacggagtccctgattaactgtaggttccatctaatagagcggccctctaccccgcacgtctgatcctcatgaacgacgtagggaagggctgtgcgcaaccggtctgctaaaacctttgcaagtagcttgtaatctacacacagcatggtcaacggccgccagttgccaaggtctgttacttccccttcttatataaaagtgacagcacaccaacagccattgatcccccgggaccccgtctcaaggatggccttcaagacttcgaggaccactggtccaagtataccccaaaacttgagataaaactcagccggcagcccatctatcccaggcaccttcccttttcccatcctcctaagagcgctctcaacctcttctagtgagatctgggcctccatcacttctctaatgtcctccggcaaccgcctggacaagtgttctaaaacacatttccctgctctacatctatttccctttccttaaataaaccttggaaatgatcagttgtcaccctgaccatatcctctggttctctaactatactaccattttcttccctaacaccatgcattaccttcctactctgtcttgcctaaccaacttaaagaacatagcagaacaagtctcattatgttctagaaagccactatgcgctcgctcaaggaaagctcgagccttccgctcctgcaactccctgagctgcgcctttagggttgcggatctctcccagtcaaacgacccgccgaggttgcctgcctcgtattcgagttcaattaacctctggatacgatccacactccctcctctcctccctttttttcctcttgcaataccctattataaaagccctaatcctcaccttaactaattcccaccactctaacacccctcgcacatggaccggaggccctcaagcctccaaaagaaaccataaaacccgtcaacaaaagcctgctcctccagcacatcccgatctagcttccagtaccctctaccaaagaggcagactggcgaccccacctgcaggagcaccccgtcgtgatccgaaaagaaaacaggcaacagccgcccagacaacttacccaaagacctgggtacaaaaatatagtcgagcctccgctcaaccccctggagttacgccatgtaggaccgtccattttcggagtagtgtgcagaccaccatctaccagaccatggcaagccattagcctggcaatggcgcccgcactgctatccccctcttcctaaatctgtattaaaatccccctatcactaatttcctatttgtgacacacacaggggcgtcagacagtccaccatctcccttctgtctgccaccacctgtggcccatacaccaccactaatctaaatttacaatcccttatcgtgacatccacccctataaccctcccctgcattaccacgaaagaatcctccacttttacctccctgtgcccacacaaaatccctaccccgatgagtgcacccccaacaccccaaaccgactccccttgtcccactccctcttaaacctaataacatcccctccatccctcaggtgaacctcctgtaaaaaacaaaaatcaaaccccacaccctccaaataactaaaaaccgccctcctcttaacaaaatcccttaaaccccttacatttaaactaacaaaagtaaaattagactccatgaaaaataaatacatgtaatacactcaaattctaaacccagacagaaaaaaacataaaacaggagactcacccgatgctcccctgctccatatctaccggtgagaacaccatccgtaatcccgacatccccctcttcctccatcacaccctcccaggatgcaggaacagtgtttggctccggagtgccctgcaccctgggtctacccccacaatcctcccctccccagtgttgcagcttgtttggaaaaaaaaattggggaggctgagtccccaaacaaaaaactccctacctcctcttgtacccagtcctgagtcttgttatgtgtgtccccacccaacagaagttgagggcctggggaaaccagcagcaacccagaggtttctcccgcccccatcactctcttggccatcccttccccctcactgtcggccaatcgcccctcctcttcatactcttctttggtgatggcggcagtgaagagataccaccctcccccgccagctcctccaccatacccctcatctcttccaccatggcactttcccccagtccactttctcttccaccgtctccttctccaccactcctcccctcgctttcttctctctcctgctcctccactcggttgccttcttccgccgctttttctggttctcctactcccgtgccttccgtttccttctctcttccatccaccgcttctggctcctcctccttccttgtggccttcccctctggacctgatctctggtcatgaggcgtgcttccttcccctcctcttcttcccccatcccccgctcctgctcccccagccgcagacgcatatgacctctgacgggccgggcacccctccacaggtgtgctgacgagccacacccatggcacgtcttaggcttgtcacaatccctcgcctcgtgatcctcagatgcacaaaatctgcattttcttgcactgcatgaggcgaatatgtgaccataggccatacagcgtctgcaaaatgggggctgacgtgcataatacaacttccccctgtcagcccctagggagaacatagcaggaggatggaggtagccaccatgtccccttgggtcctctctgaggagggcctggaagcctctcctcccattccaaaacccaagggagtctttgaggtgccttgctgaggagacgttatccatgtatctccccagaaaagccctcacctcttcgtccttaacgtaagggttgtaaatgtttacagttacaaccctaaagttattcttcgccaggcttgttatttcgtagtggcacatcggcctctcacctcccactgctcttgcccttctcaggatatcatcgtgtttttcctctgtatatagtgcaacgttgtatgctccctccaacgagttgccttggaaacaaaacacgtccttcaccgtcagctttagaatccccatcaatattatccttccaaaggattcccgtcctaaaggctcaaactccttttccttccaagcaaaccgaatcgtgttggccagcccaatcccagggaccgaccgtgttgatgtatttagcaccatctccgcaaggagaatggcgctcgttctcttctcttccaaaacaattgaaaagaaaaaaaaacaagtgactgagcctatctggtgactataacacagagacaggacaatcacccacgaaatacaacgcgaactcaggctacctaaatacggttcccaatccgagacaacgagaagcacctgactcttaattgagaaccgcctcaggcagcccagcctaacaacacccctactcaaccgcaatcccaactatacaaaccccaatacgaaaacaacatataaacccatgtcacaccctggcctacccaaacatataacaaaaacacaaaataccatgaccaaggcgtgacagtgcCCTTTGCCAGGCATTGTAAAACCTCTTTGTGGTTGAGTCTGTTTTAAtctactgctcgactgagggacctttttatagataattgtatgtgtggggaacagggatgaggtagtcattcaaaaatcatgttaaacattattgcacacagtgagtccatgtaacttatgtGACTTAAATTCTTACTCCTGCACTTTAGGTTTGCcaaaacaaaggggttgaatagttattgactcaagacagttcagcttttcatttttaattgatttgtaaaataaaaaatgtaaaaaacataattccactctgatattatggggtattgtgtataggccaGTGATGAAAAATCTCAATTTGATCACTTTTAAATTCTGGCTGTAACGCAagaaaatgtggaagaagtcaaggggtgtgaatactttcagaaggcacggTAGGTTGTGTCCTGGTTGTGATATACATTTTATCCCCAATGTGCTCATCCCTTTGTGGGACATGGTGGTTTTTATTCAGTCATTTCATGGCAGAGCAGAGGGAAGTTCTGTCAGAGTTATAGATGTAAAAAAATATAGCAATATTTATTGAGTAATGATTTTCTTACCCTTGCCTTAATGGAGCAGGAGGACCCAGAGCCCACAGCGACTGAGAAGCAGCAGGAACCAAGGACCAGTCTGGGGGAAGAGCAGCTTTCAGACTCTGGAACGACAGAGTCCACAACAGTCACATGCACTCCTCTCTTTCGGAGCAAAAACCATGGTCAGGGCCCATCCAAATGCCAGGCCAAGCCCAAACCTCTGCCcaaaccccagcctcagccccaacaTCAGCCTCAACATcaggcccagcctcagccccaacatcaggcccagcctcagccccaacatcagcctcagccccaacatcaggcccagcctcagccccaacatcaggcccagcctcagccccaacatcaggcccagcctcagccccaacatcaggcccagcctcagccccaacatcaggcccagcctcagccccagccccaacATCAGGCCCAGCCCAAGCCTCAGCCCAAACCCCAGCCCTTCCCCACAACCTTTCTCCTGGCCCAACCCTTCCAAACAGCACAGAACCAAACTGTTATGTTGTCTAAACAGAATGGCCCCCTGATGATATTTACACTTCCCTATGTGCAAAGCCCTGTAGCTCAAAGTGAGGAAGTCAAAGGTGTGGAAAGCACTACGTTGCACAACTACAACGTTCCTTGTTCTTGCCAGGTGTGTGGGCAATCATTTGACTTCACGTGTCATTTGATAAGACATGTTCAGATGCACTTAGCGGAGCAAAACCGTTTGTGTGGTTTGTGTGGGAAGGTCCTTGGGCCTGCAGAGAACATGGCGGTTCACCTGCAAACTCACAGTCTAATGAAAACTTTTTGTCATATTTGTGGCAAATGTTTCCCTAAGAATTCTGAGCTGAAATATCATATAAGCATTTATCACTATGTGGAGAAGCCACATCTGTGCGAAGTGTGTGGCAAAACCTTCAGACACGGCAAGGCCCTTAAAGAGCATCATACGTCCGCTCACATAGAGGGACGAGATAAGCCATATAAATGCCATTTGTGCCGAAAAGGCTTCTCAGGAGAAAGACAAGTTAAACTCCACCAGTTAactcacactggagagaaaccgttTCAGTGTGAAGATTGTGGCATGTGCTTCAGGGAGAAGAACACTCTTAAAGGGCACATGaggactcacacaggagagaaaccgtaTAAGTGCAGAGAGTGTGGAAAATGCTTTAGATTGTTAGGTGCTTTAAAATGTCACCTACTAactcacactggagagaaaccgtaTCGCTGCAACGTCTGTGGCAGATGCTTCAGTCAGTCCTCATCCCGCAAGACTCACATGAAAACTCACAAAATGGCTCACGCAGTAGAGAGTGCAGAGAGACCACAGAGTCCAGAGAGTGCAGAGAGACCACAGAgtgcagagagaccagagagtgcagagagaccagagagtgcagagagaccacagagtccagaga
Protein-coding sequences here:
- the LOC135560257 gene encoding uncharacterized protein LOC135560257 isoform X1, encoding MLILASMMRPKRTCCVGVCRACGENISNRIYVHNLFSQFEGQCFKPFDYTTALEDLTGPISQDDALPHIICETCRKLLKRYYKSFCDVEKIGSIFRESAQKQRESHSLAWRTRDAQQGEISITPFPHERMTEACKVSPRDLTVTLVVVPKSENTGEEATPHPNNDNIKPEPAEISVYLEEDMEQDPQSGDDAASSKLSQVSVPTKYILTGPMEKLVDNMLNGQFFSAAKAIMEIPDLASLVTKEVLNQVVKECKELTSVPFNSILRQTSPSSLEAFRWDTVFTEWKTTAPTFLRFLESASTSTWVSALTKERTERKNFAIGMAGATLLKVRCGRMSAPMYRNSLIMHQAQKKKCFNRFARLGVCVTKQSMLHLLRRVRASEEVTRTPSAGEDHNYDSVAPRRSTENTDRQEDPEPTATEKQQEPRTSLGEEQLSDSGTTESTTVTCTPLFRSKNHGQGPSKCQAKPKPLPKPQPQPQHQPQHQAQPQPQHQAQPQPQHQPQPQHQAQPQPQHQAQPQPQHQAQPQPQHQAQPQPQHQAQPQPQPQHQAQPKPQPKPQPFPTTFLLAQPFQTAQNQTVMLSKQNGPLMIFTLPYVQSPVAQSEEVKGVESTTLHNYNVPCSCQVCGQSFDFTCHLIRHVQMHLAEQNRLCGLCGKVLGPAENMAVHLQTHSLMKTFCHICGKCFPKNSELKYHISIYHYVEKPHLCEVCGKTFRHGKALKEHHTSAHIEGRDKPYKCHLCRKGFSGERQVKLHQLTHTGEKPFQCEDCGMCFREKNTLKGHMRTHTGEKPYKCRECGKCFRLLGALKCHLLTHTGEKPYRCNVCGRCFSQSSSRKTHMKTHKMAHAVESAERPQSPESAERPQSAERPESAERPESAERPQSPESAERPQRPESAERPQSAERPQSAEKALSE
- the LOC135560257 gene encoding zinc finger protein 70-like isoform X2, encoding MMSSKEALSLKEDPEPTATEKQQEPRTSLGEEQLSDSGTTESTTVTCTPLFRSKNHGQGPSKCQAKPKPLPKPQPQPQHQPQHQAQPQPQHQAQPQPQHQPQPQHQAQPQPQHQAQPQPQHQAQPQPQHQAQPQPQHQAQPQPQPQHQAQPKPQPKPQPFPTTFLLAQPFQTAQNQTVMLSKQNGPLMIFTLPYVQSPVAQSEEVKGVESTTLHNYNVPCSCQVCGQSFDFTCHLIRHVQMHLAEQNRLCGLCGKVLGPAENMAVHLQTHSLMKTFCHICGKCFPKNSELKYHISIYHYVEKPHLCEVCGKTFRHGKALKEHHTSAHIEGRDKPYKCHLCRKGFSGERQVKLHQLTHTGEKPFQCEDCGMCFREKNTLKGHMRTHTGEKPYKCRECGKCFRLLGALKCHLLTHTGEKPYRCNVCGRCFSQSSSRKTHMKTHKMAHAVESAERPQSPESAERPQSAERPESAERPESAERPQSPESAERPQRPESAERPQSAERPQSAEKALSE